Proteins from one Caulobacter sp. X genomic window:
- a CDS encoding Dps family protein, translated as MADALNTGLSAKQRSDIAAALNKVLADSYALYLKTHGYHWNVRGPNFQSLHVLLEGQYTEEWTALDAIAERIRALGELAPQGYAAFGNLSSIKDGNPENDWEAMLKELLADNETVIRTLRDSFPVAEDAGDEATADLFTQRLQAHEKHAWMLRSTLGGK; from the coding sequence ATGGCCGATGCTCTGAACACCGGACTGAGCGCCAAACAACGCTCCGATATCGCCGCGGCGCTGAACAAGGTGCTGGCCGACAGCTATGCGCTCTATCTCAAGACGCACGGCTATCACTGGAACGTCCGTGGTCCGAACTTCCAATCGCTGCACGTGCTCTTGGAAGGCCAATACACCGAGGAGTGGACGGCCCTGGACGCCATCGCCGAGCGCATCCGCGCCCTGGGCGAGCTGGCCCCGCAGGGCTACGCGGCCTTTGGCAACCTCTCGAGCATCAAGGACGGCAATCCCGAGAACGACTGGGAGGCCATGCTGAAAGAGCTGCTGGCCGACAACGAGACGGTGATCCGCACCCTGCGCGACAGCTTCCCAGTCGCCGAGGACGCCGGCGACGAAGCCACGGCCGACCTCTTCACCCAGCGCCTGCAGGCGCACGAGAAGCACGCCTGGATGCTTCGCTCGACCCTCGGCGGCAAGTAG